A genome region from Kiloniellales bacterium includes the following:
- a CDS encoding thiamine pyrophosphate-binding protein gives MSDTASDTLARKDRSGDVLSGGHLVAKSLKNEGVDTVFTLCGGHIIDIYDGCIDEGIRIVDV, from the coding sequence ATGTCGGATACAGCGAGCGATACCCTGGCGCGGAAGGATCGTTCCGGCGATGTTTTGTCTGGCGGTCATCTTGTTGCGAAGTCGCTTAAGAACGAGGGCGTGGACACAGTTTTCACGCTTTGCGGCGGGCACATCATCGACATTTACGACGGCTGCATCGACGAGGGGATCCGGATTGTCGACGTTC
- a CDS encoding flavodoxin family protein: MAKELLIVAHAPSDNTLKLRDAILRGARHPDIEDVSVRALSPFDAGPDDVKAAQAIILGTTENLGYMSGALKDFFDRVYYPCLEETQGRPYALYVRAGHDGTGTRRAVESIVTGLRWRAVSEPLICRGAFQDGFVTDCEELGTLVAAGLDAGVF; the protein is encoded by the coding sequence ATGGCCAAGGAACTCCTCATCGTCGCCCACGCGCCCTCGGACAATACGCTGAAGCTCCGTGACGCCATCCTGCGCGGCGCGCGGCACCCGGACATCGAGGACGTGTCGGTAAGGGCGCTCTCGCCCTTCGATGCCGGTCCGGACGACGTCAAGGCGGCCCAGGCGATAATCCTCGGCACGACGGAGAATCTCGGCTACATGAGCGGCGCCCTGAAGGACTTCTTCGACCGGGTCTACTACCCCTGCCTGGAAGAGACCCAGGGACGCCCCTACGCGCTCTACGTTCGCGCCGGCCACGACGGCACGGGGACCCGGCGCGCCGTCGAATCCATCGTCACCGGTCTGCGCTGGCGCGCGGTCAGCGAGCCCCTGATCTGCCGCGGCGCCTTCCAGGACGGCTTCGTCACCGACTGCGAGGAACTGGGGACCCTGGTCGCCGCTGGCCTCGACGCCGGCGTGTTCTAG
- a CDS encoding IclR family transcriptional regulator, translating to MAEPDEESKGSRSTRVLKVIEAVVAAGQPMSVTEIAEVTGLPRASLHRIVGLLEREGYLQSGPRGRGLEQGARLTRLARSALAATSERGFRHSVLAALSREIGETCNISVPDGDAMVYLDRVETEWPLRHRLPIGTRVPLHCTAGGKLYLSRLTESNLARLLAVLPLKRHTERTITGPDALLDNLATIRRESVGTDDEEFIEGMVAVAVPITDAEGRMVAALAFHAPKVRMDLGAARNALPRLQAAAQALSDSPES from the coding sequence TTGGCCGAGCCTGACGAAGAGTCGAAGGGGTCCCGCTCGACCCGCGTGCTCAAGGTGATCGAGGCCGTTGTCGCGGCGGGCCAGCCGATGTCGGTGACCGAGATCGCCGAGGTCACGGGCCTGCCGCGCGCCAGCCTGCACCGAATCGTCGGATTGCTGGAACGGGAGGGCTACCTGCAGAGCGGCCCGCGCGGACGGGGCCTTGAACAGGGCGCCCGGCTGACGCGGCTCGCCAGGTCCGCCCTGGCCGCGACCAGCGAGCGCGGCTTCCGCCACTCGGTGCTGGCCGCGCTGTCCCGCGAGATCGGCGAGACCTGCAATATCTCGGTTCCCGACGGCGACGCCATGGTCTACCTCGACCGGGTCGAGACCGAGTGGCCTCTGCGCCACCGCCTGCCGATCGGAACCAGGGTGCCCCTGCACTGCACCGCTGGAGGCAAGCTCTATCTCAGCCGCCTTACCGAGTCGAACCTGGCGCGCTTGCTGGCGGTCCTGCCGCTGAAGCGGCACACCGAAAGAACGATCACCGGGCCGGACGCCCTGCTGGACAATCTCGCCACCATCCGGCGCGAGAGCGTCGGCACGGACGACGAGGAGTTCATCGAGGGCATGGTCGCCGTCGCCGTTCCGATCACCGATGCCGAGGGGCGCATGGTGGCGGCCTTGGCGTTCCACGCGCCGAAGGTGCGCATGGATCTGGGGGCGGCGCGAAACGCCCTGCCCCGGCTGCAGGCGGCGGCGCAGGCGCTGTCCGACTCGCCCGAAAGCTAG
- a CDS encoding universal stress protein gives MAIKDIAICYNGSDNADAALKFAVQMSKKYDAALTGVYVKAPVQFEGRYEQWISKDVLDNLRAAEQGVSKEIEESFRQKAAAEAFDGPLDWLFEEGPPNDLLARSARYFDLLLIGQFSDPDNAKRHVRAEDIVLRSGKPLIVVPNGYKVRPFKEYAVVAWDGSRPAARALTDAMQILETKQRLDVVTIGGDGVKGHRLPADPGIVRHLERHGINAQQVTLTAKRDGAAATILNYCAENDPDVLVMGALGHARLRTDLFGSLTRHILRHMNVPVLMAH, from the coding sequence ATGGCCATCAAGGACATCGCCATCTGCTACAACGGCAGCGACAACGCCGACGCCGCGCTCAAGTTCGCGGTGCAGATGAGCAAGAAGTACGACGCCGCGCTCACCGGCGTCTACGTCAAGGCGCCGGTCCAGTTCGAGGGCCGCTACGAGCAGTGGATCTCGAAGGACGTGCTCGACAACCTGCGCGCTGCCGAGCAGGGAGTCAGCAAGGAGATCGAAGAGAGCTTCCGCCAGAAGGCGGCGGCCGAGGCCTTCGACGGTCCGCTCGACTGGCTGTTCGAGGAGGGGCCGCCGAACGATCTCCTGGCCCGCTCGGCGCGCTATTTCGACCTTCTCCTGATCGGCCAGTTCTCCGACCCGGACAACGCCAAGCGGCACGTGCGCGCCGAGGACATCGTGCTGCGCTCGGGCAAGCCGCTCATCGTCGTGCCCAACGGCTACAAGGTCCGCCCGTTCAAGGAGTATGCCGTCGTCGCCTGGGACGGCAGCCGCCCCGCGGCGCGCGCCCTGACCGACGCCATGCAGATCCTGGAGACCAAGCAGCGGCTCGACGTGGTGACGATCGGCGGCGACGGCGTCAAGGGCCACAGGCTGCCGGCCGACCCCGGGATCGTGCGCCACCTCGAGCGCCACGGCATCAACGCGCAGCAGGTCACGCTGACCGCCAAACGAGACGGTGCTGCGGCGACCATTTTGAACTACTGCGCGGAGAACGACCCCGACGTGCTGGTCATGGGCGCCCTCGGTCACGCCCGGCTGCGCACCGACCTCTTCGGCAGCCTGACCCGCCACATCCTGCGTCACATGAACGTGCCGGTCCTGATGGCGCACTGA
- a CDS encoding tripartite tricarboxylate transporter TctB family protein, translated as MRRAELVTAIILALFSIYLMWKSAELEIGWIEDEGPGGGAWPFWLAAIMLVCCIWIIVNWVRRSSPPSRSIEPYMDSTARKMFLLVGGGVTGLIAMVHVVGMYGAIPIFLIYYLRLLGQHAWPVTLAIALSAPVVIFFFFDVAMRIVLPKGYLEPLFLPLYDIFL; from the coding sequence ATGAGACGTGCGGAACTGGTGACGGCCATCATCCTGGCGTTGTTTTCCATCTACCTGATGTGGAAGAGCGCCGAGCTGGAGATCGGCTGGATCGAGGACGAAGGCCCTGGCGGCGGTGCTTGGCCGTTCTGGCTCGCGGCCATCATGCTGGTCTGCTGCATATGGATCATCGTCAACTGGGTGCGGCGCAGCTCGCCGCCATCCCGGTCGATCGAGCCCTACATGGACTCGACGGCGCGCAAGATGTTCCTGCTGGTGGGCGGCGGGGTCACCGGACTGATCGCCATGGTGCACGTTGTCGGCATGTACGGCGCGATACCGATCTTTCTCATCTATTACCTGCGACTGCTCGGTCAGCACGCCTGGCCGGTCACGCTCGCCATCGCGCTGTCGGCACCGGTCGTCATCTTCTTCTTCTTCGACGTGGCGATGCGGATCGTCCTGCCGAAGGGCTATCTCGAGCCGCTGTTTCTGCCGCTCTACGACATCTTCCTGTGA
- a CDS encoding tripartite tricarboxylate transporter permease: MSFLLDGFLIAFEPLNLALVVIGVTVGLFIGAMPGLGSVNGVAILLPMTFLVPPTSAMIFLAAIYYGAMYGGAISSIMLGIPGASTAVATTFDGRPLALSGNADKALVAAALASFFGGTVSIMLFTGFAPALAHVALDFGDPEIFALMLLAFATFIGLGGDDIPKTLFSICIGLVFSAVGMDIMSGEPRLIFGGIDGPFPGFLHGINFLVLAIGIYGIGEMMWTIDNTRGDISMSKAVVTVDRIMQNLKELLTTWKAAAIGSFLGFFVGILPAAGATPGSLMSYGVAKMTSRNSDNYGKGEISGVVAPEAANNSASTGSMLPMLTLGIPGSPTTAILLGGMVIWGLVPGPMLFVDQTEFVWGLIASLYAANFFAVLINIAFIPAFLWVLKMPFTILAACIFVLCLVGGYAPTQDMHDVWLMLVFGVGGYLLRKLDYPLAPAVLAIVLGPIAEPALRQSLLIANGDFMVFVNRPIAGPITIIALILLLLPALKPILRAFRKEKPEAKETSGS, from the coding sequence ATGTCGTTTCTTTTGGACGGCTTTTTGATTGCTTTTGAGCCGCTCAACCTGGCCCTCGTGGTGATCGGCGTCACGGTCGGCCTGTTCATCGGCGCGATGCCGGGACTGGGCTCCGTGAACGGCGTGGCCATTCTCCTGCCGATGACCTTCCTGGTTCCCCCGACCTCGGCAATGATCTTCTTGGCCGCGATCTACTACGGCGCCATGTACGGCGGCGCCATCAGCTCGATCATGCTGGGCATTCCCGGCGCCTCCACGGCGGTCGCCACGACCTTCGATGGCCGGCCGCTGGCGCTTAGCGGCAACGCCGACAAAGCCCTGGTCGCCGCGGCGCTGGCGTCCTTCTTCGGCGGCACCGTCTCGATCATGCTGTTCACCGGGTTCGCGCCGGCGCTGGCCCATGTCGCCCTCGACTTCGGCGACCCGGAGATCTTCGCGCTCATGCTGCTCGCTTTCGCCACCTTCATCGGTCTCGGCGGAGACGATATCCCCAAGACGCTCTTCTCGATCTGCATCGGCCTGGTGTTCAGCGCGGTCGGCATGGACATCATGAGCGGCGAGCCGCGCCTGATCTTCGGCGGCATCGACGGCCCCTTCCCCGGCTTCCTGCACGGCATCAACTTCCTGGTCCTGGCCATCGGCATCTACGGCATCGGCGAGATGATGTGGACCATCGACAACACCCGCGGCGACATCAGCATGTCCAAGGCGGTCGTCACGGTCGACCGCATCATGCAGAACCTGAAGGAGCTGCTGACCACCTGGAAGGCGGCCGCGATCGGCTCCTTCCTCGGCTTCTTCGTGGGCATCCTGCCGGCCGCCGGCGCGACACCGGGATCGCTGATGTCCTACGGCGTCGCCAAGATGACGTCGCGGAACTCGGACAACTACGGCAAGGGCGAAATCTCGGGCGTGGTCGCGCCGGAAGCGGCCAACAACTCGGCCTCCACGGGCTCCATGCTGCCCATGCTGACGCTCGGCATTCCCGGCTCGCCGACAACCGCGATCCTGCTCGGCGGCATGGTGATCTGGGGCCTCGTGCCGGGCCCCATGCTGTTCGTCGACCAGACCGAGTTCGTCTGGGGCCTGATCGCCAGCCTCTACGCCGCCAACTTCTTCGCCGTCTTGATCAACATCGCCTTCATCCCGGCCTTCCTCTGGGTCCTGAAGATGCCCTTCACCATCCTGGCGGCCTGCATCTTCGTGCTCTGCCTGGTCGGCGGCTACGCCCCGACCCAGGACATGCACGACGTCTGGCTCATGCTGGTCTTCGGCGTCGGCGGCTATCTCTTGAGAAAGCTCGACTACCCGCTGGCCCCGGCGGTGCTCGCCATCGTGCTCGGCCCGATCGCTGAGCCGGCCCTGCGCCAGTCGCTGCTGATCGCCAACGGCGACTTCATGGTCTTCGTCAACCGGCCGATCGCCGGCCCGATCACCATTATCGCGCTGATCCTGCTCCTGCTGCCGGCTTTGAAGCCGATCCTCAGGGCGTTCCGCAAGGAGAAGCCCGAAGCCAAGGAAACCAGCGGCAGCTGA